In one window of Hevea brasiliensis isolate MT/VB/25A 57/8 chromosome 10, ASM3005281v1, whole genome shotgun sequence DNA:
- the LOC110632605 gene encoding trans-resveratrol di-O-methyltransferase-like, with amino-acid sequence MQETATRTTVELSNGERKIELLEAQAYIWNHIFNFIKSMSLKCAVELGIPDIIHSHGQPMTLSELISALQIHPSKSHHVYRLMRILVHSGFFSLQKLDDNRQEDGYLLTQSCLLLLKDNPLSARPYLLAVLDPILTKPWHFLSSWFQNDDPTPFSIAHGKTFWDLASDEARFNRFFNEAMASDSSLVSEVVINNSKCKEVFKGLNSLVDVEGNTGTMAKAIAETFPNLKCTVLDLPHVVAGLQNDKNLNFLGGDMFEYIPPADAVLLTMIFHILDDEECLKLLKKCKEAIKNNCERSGKVIIIDTVMEDRNWVKQSTETIQLYDLEMLVLVSGQERNEKEWAKLFFDAGFSSYKINPVLGLRSIIEVYP; translated from the exons ATGCAGGAAACTGCAACAAGAACAACGGTGGAGTTAAGCAATGGAGAGAGGAAAATTGAACTGCTTGAAGCTCAGGCTTATATATGGAATCACATATTCAACTTCATAAAATCCATGTCACTGAAATGTGCAGTTGAGCTTGGGATACCGGATATCATCCATAGCCATGGCCAACCCATGACTCTTTCTGAGCTCATTTCTGCACTACAAATCCACCCATCAAAATCCCACCATGTCTATCGTCTTATGCGTATTCTTGTCCATTCAGGCTTCTTTTCTCTGCAGAAACTTGATGATAATCGCCAAGAAGACGGCTACTTGCTTACCCAATCTTGTCTCCTCCTCCTCAAGGACAACCCCCTGAGTGCTAGACCATACTTACTCGCCGTGCTTGATCCTATTCTTACAAAACCGTGGCATTTCTTGAGCTCTTGGTTCCAAAATGATGATCCCACTCCATTCAGTATTGCACATGGGAAAACATTTTGGGATCTTGCCAGTGATGAAGCTAGGTTTAATCGTTTCTTTAACGAAGCCATGGCTAGCGATAGCTCACTGGTTAGTGAAGTGGTGATTAATAATAGCAAGTGTAAGGAGGTGTTCAAGGGCCTGAATTCGCTTGTTGATGTGGAAGGCAACACGGGAACTATGGCCAAGGCCATTGCTGAAACATTCCCAAACTTGAAGTGCACTGTGTTAGATCTCCCACATGTGGTTGCTGGTTTGCAGAACGACAAGAACTTGAATTTTCTTGGAGGAGACATGTTTGAGTATATTCCTCCAGCAGATGCAGTCCTGCTAACG ATGATATTTCACATATTGGATGATGAAGAGTGCCTTAAGTTACTGAAGAAATGCAAGGAGGCAATAAAGAATAACTGTGAGAGGTCAGGGAAGGTGATAATCATAGACACAGTAATGGAGGACCGAAATTGGGTGAAGCAATCAACTGAAACCATACAGCTTTATGACCTGGAAATGCTGGTGCTGGTCTCTGGTCAGGAGAGGAACGAAAAAGAATGGGCCAAACTATTTTTTGATGCAGGATTCAGCAGCTATAAAATAAATCCTGTTCTTGGCCTAAGATCTATCATTGAGGTTTATCCTTGA
- the LOC110632603 gene encoding trans-resveratrol di-O-methyltransferase produces the protein MELVSEETIDELIQAQTHIWNHTFYFIKSMSLKCAVQLGIPDAINSHGKPMTLSELVAALPVHPKKTHHLYRLMRLLVHSGFFALQKVADNHCQEGYLLTPASRLLLKDNPFLDSRPFIAMVLDPTVTEPYNCMSTWFQNDDPSAFVTTFGEPIWEYASHEAGVNHLINKTMASDSSLIGRAVVVKCKEVFQGLNSLVDVAGGTGNMAKAIADAFPDLKCTVLDLPHVVADLQGSKNLNFLGGDMFKAVPPADAILLKWTLHDWPDEECVKILKNCKEAITRNGKQQGGKVIIIDMVMGNQTWDSDDDKITEAQLLFDMEMMVCIIGKERNEKEWAKLFFDAGFSNYKINPVLGPRALIEVYP, from the exons ATGGAGTTGGTTAGTGAAGAAACCATAGATGAGCTAATTCAAGCTCAAACTCATATATGGAATCATACATTTTACTTTATTAAATCCATGTCCCTAAAATGTGCAGTTCAATTAGGCATACCAGATGCCATTAACAGCCATGGCAAACCCATGACTCTTTCTGAGCTGGTTGCTGCTCTACCAGTCCACCCTAAAAAAACACATCATCTCTACCGTCTCATGCGTCTTCTTGTTCACTCTGGTTTCTTTGCTTTGCAGAAAGTTGCTGATAATCACTGCCAAGAAGGCTATTTGCTTACACCAGCGTCTCGTCTCCTCCTCAAGGACAATCCTTTTTTAGATTCCAGACCCTTCATAGCCATGGTGCTTGATCCAACTGTAACAGAACCTTATAATTGTATGAGCACCTGGTTCCAAAATGATGATCCCTCAGCATTTGTCACTACCTTTGGAGAGCCAATTTGGGAATACGCAAGCCATGAAGCTGGCGTTAATCATTTGATTAACAAAACGATGGCTAGTGATAGCTCCCTGATTGGCAGGGCAGTGGTTGTCAAGTGTAAGGAGGTATTCCAGGGGCTGAATTCACTGGTGGATGTTGCAGGTGGCACTGGAAATATGGCCAAGGCCATTGCTGATGCATTCCCAGACTTGAAGTGCACTGTGTTGGATCTCCCACATGTTGTTGCTGATTTGCAAGGCAGCAAGAACTTGAATTTTCTTGGAGGAGACATGTTTAAGGCTGTTCCTCCTGCTGATGCAATTTTACTGAAG TGGACATTACACGACTGGCCTGATGAAGAATGTGTGAAGATACTAAAGAATTGCAAAGAGGCAATTACAAGAAATGGGAAGCAGCAGGGAGGGAAGGTCATAATCATTGACATGGTGATGGGAAACCAAACATGGGATAGTGATGATGATAAGATCACTGAAGCACAGCTACTCTTCGACATGGAAATGATGGTTTGTATCATTGGTAAGGAGAGAAACGAAAAGGAGTGGGCAAAGCTCTTCTTTGATGCTGGATTCAGCAACTATAAGATAAACCCTGTATTAGGCCCCAGAGCTCTAATTGAGGTTTATCCTTAA